The Sphingobacterium bambusae genome includes a window with the following:
- a CDS encoding RNA polymerase sigma factor, which produces MKSIRQYWRKDNPFSLREALEDCVLGKTERGKSFVYKKYYGYVMAVVLRYMTVEMEAEEATNETFVKVFRKMDRFEMHEDDEVLEKTFRSWLARIAVNTSIDMLRSKKPLDFFEDTAMEDVKQHAVVIDDRLAVDDILKLLDKLPDVQRSIFNLFEIEGYSHEEIGAMLGIPESTSRTYLTRAKQRLRKLYVEQFTVSQNIPL; this is translated from the coding sequence ATGAAGAGTATTCGGCAATACTGGAGAAAAGATAACCCTTTTTCGCTCAGAGAAGCGCTAGAGGACTGTGTTTTGGGGAAAACCGAACGAGGAAAATCGTTTGTATATAAAAAATATTACGGTTATGTCATGGCAGTTGTACTCCGATATATGACGGTAGAAATGGAAGCTGAAGAGGCGACGAACGAAACCTTCGTCAAGGTGTTTCGCAAGATGGATCGTTTTGAAATGCACGAGGACGATGAAGTGTTGGAAAAAACCTTTCGTTCTTGGTTGGCGCGTATTGCCGTAAATACGTCTATCGACATGTTACGCAGTAAGAAGCCCTTGGATTTTTTTGAGGACACAGCGATGGAAGATGTTAAGCAGCATGCGGTAGTTATTGATGATCGACTTGCTGTAGATGACATCTTAAAATTGCTGGATAAACTTCCGGATGTACAACGCTCTATATTCAATTTATTTGAGATCGAAGGATATTCGCATGAAGAAATCGGTGCTATGTTGGGTATTCCAGAGAGCACCTCACGGACTTACTTGACGCGTGCCAAACAACGGTTGCGTAAGTTGTACGTAGAACAATTTACTGTTTCGCAAAACATACCGCTATAA
- a CDS encoding proline dehydrogenase family protein → MISAHSEVKLDFNNTEIAFRNKSDKDLDKAYWLFKMVASNALIKVGTPVTTFALRVGLPIQGIIRNTIYKQFCGGESIEGCSKAISELGNGNVTTILDYSVEGEESEKSFDDTCAEILRTVAFAKQNSNISFCVFKPTGLGRFDLFEKLDAKQPLTADERLEFDKVYDRIDRICKACYEANVKVLVDAEHSWIQDTIDDFARQMMEKYNKDSAIVYNTYQLYRSDKLASLKADYAYAQTQNFYLGAKIVRGAYMEIERARANEKGYSSPIQPNKEASDADYNAAIHFCLDNINRIGLMAGTHNEESSRIVAEEMLNRGISPKNEHVYFAQLLGMSDNLSFNLSAAGFNVAKYMPYGPVKAVMPYLFRRAQENTSVGGQTGRELNLIIKEKQRRKRQK, encoded by the coding sequence ATGATATCTGCCCACAGCGAGGTAAAATTGGATTTCAACAACACGGAAATCGCATTTCGCAATAAGAGTGATAAGGACTTGGATAAAGCGTATTGGCTTTTCAAAATGGTGGCAAGCAATGCATTAATAAAGGTAGGCACCCCCGTCACTACATTTGCATTACGCGTTGGTTTGCCTATCCAAGGTATTATTCGCAACACCATATACAAACAATTTTGTGGAGGTGAATCTATCGAAGGATGTAGCAAAGCTATTTCAGAATTGGGAAATGGTAACGTCACCACGATATTGGATTATTCCGTCGAAGGCGAAGAGTCCGAAAAAAGCTTTGACGATACCTGCGCCGAAATTTTACGCACCGTAGCTTTTGCTAAACAGAATTCAAACATATCATTCTGTGTATTTAAGCCAACGGGCTTAGGGCGATTTGATCTTTTTGAGAAACTGGATGCCAAACAGCCATTAACTGCCGACGAGCGGTTGGAGTTTGATAAAGTATATGATCGTATAGACCGCATATGCAAAGCTTGTTATGAAGCAAATGTCAAAGTGTTAGTTGATGCCGAACATTCGTGGATTCAGGATACTATAGATGATTTCGCACGACAAATGATGGAAAAATACAACAAGGATAGTGCGATCGTCTACAACACCTATCAATTGTACCGAAGTGACAAATTGGCGTCGCTAAAAGCGGATTATGCCTACGCGCAAACCCAAAATTTTTACCTAGGCGCTAAGATCGTGCGCGGAGCCTACATGGAAATAGAGCGTGCCCGCGCAAACGAAAAAGGCTATAGCTCTCCTATTCAGCCGAACAAAGAGGCGTCAGACGCTGATTATAATGCGGCTATACACTTTTGTTTGGACAACATCAATAGAATCGGATTAATGGCGGGCACCCATAACGAAGAGAGTTCGCGCATCGTAGCCGAAGAAATGCTAAACCGAGGTATTTCGCCAAAAAATGAGCATGTCTATTTTGCGCAATTACTAGGGATGTCAGACAACCTTTCTTTCAACCTGTCTGCTGCAGGCTTTAACGTAGCCAAGTATATGCCCTACGGTCCGGTAAAAGCTGTAATGCCCTACTTGTTTCGACGTGCGCAGGAAAACACCTCGGTTGGCGGACAAACGGGACGGGAACTAAACTTGATCATCAAGGAGAAACAACGCCGAAAAAGACAAAAATAG
- a CDS encoding dienelactone hydrolase family protein: MTYIPKKEEVKQEVFDLYDDYAHQRLSRKEFMQRLSLFAVGSLTVPALMSFLMPNYRDNVQVEEGDPRIAESFVTYPSPKGAGEMKGLLCYPHNNTEALGAVVVVHENRGLNPHIADVARRAALAGFLVLAPDALSPLGGYPGNDDEGREMQSKRGREEMLEDFIAAATFLGEHPMSNGKVGVVGFCFGGWIANMIAARLPQLVAAVLFYGGQAPVADVPNIKAKLQLHFAELDTRVNEGWPAYEEALQQNGKQFSVFFYPKANHGFHNDSTPRYDKEAATLAWTRTINFFKETLL; the protein is encoded by the coding sequence ATGACTTACATCCCAAAGAAAGAAGAGGTTAAACAAGAAGTTTTTGATCTCTACGATGATTACGCACACCAACGCCTTTCCAGAAAAGAATTTATGCAGCGATTGTCTCTTTTTGCGGTGGGGTCGCTTACGGTGCCGGCCTTGATGAGTTTCTTGATGCCGAATTACAGGGATAATGTACAAGTGGAAGAAGGCGACCCGCGTATCGCGGAGTCTTTCGTAACTTACCCTTCGCCGAAAGGAGCTGGTGAAATGAAAGGATTACTCTGTTATCCACATAATAACACTGAAGCTTTAGGCGCTGTGGTCGTCGTACATGAAAATAGAGGGCTGAATCCGCATATTGCAGATGTGGCACGAAGAGCGGCTCTCGCCGGATTTCTTGTGTTGGCGCCCGACGCGCTCAGTCCACTGGGAGGATATCCAGGGAATGATGATGAAGGTCGTGAAATGCAAAGTAAACGTGGCCGCGAAGAGATGTTAGAAGATTTCATCGCTGCTGCAACATTCTTAGGCGAGCACCCGATGTCAAATGGCAAAGTAGGGGTGGTCGGTTTTTGTTTTGGCGGTTGGATTGCCAACATGATAGCTGCTAGACTTCCACAACTTGTCGCTGCAGTCCTTTTTTACGGAGGTCAAGCGCCCGTTGCCGATGTACCGAACATCAAAGCTAAGCTGCAGCTACATTTCGCCGAATTGGACACGCGTGTTAACGAGGGATGGCCAGCCTATGAAGAAGCGTTGCAGCAAAACGGAAAACAGTTTAGCGTATTCTTTTACCCGAAAGCAAACCATGGTTTTCATAATGACAGCACACCGCGTTATGATAAGGAAGCCGCAACATTGGCTTGGACGAGAACCATTAATTTCTTTAAAGAAACTTTGCTTTAG
- a CDS encoding response regulator: protein MEQKKILICDDDYGIVNMLELMLEDLDAQVISETNSTKVGERLIQEQPDLLIVDLWMPVVTGDEIIKFIRQHDGLKHMFILCISASRNGEEVAMEAGADVFLGKPFDMDDLLDVVQQAIVHAEN, encoded by the coding sequence ATGGAGCAGAAAAAAATTTTGATTTGTGACGACGATTATGGTATCGTCAATATGCTTGAGCTCATGCTAGAAGACTTGGATGCGCAAGTCATTTCAGAAACCAACAGTACAAAAGTGGGCGAAAGGCTAATCCAAGAGCAACCGGACCTGTTGATAGTTGACCTTTGGATGCCTGTCGTTACCGGTGATGAAATCATTAAATTTATACGTCAACATGACGGCTTAAAGCATATGTTTATCCTATGTATTTCCGCAAGTCGCAATGGTGAAGAAGTAGCCATGGAAGCTGGTGCCGACGTCTTTTTGGGAAAACCATTTGATATGGATGACTTATTAGATGTGGTTCAACAAGCGATTGTGCATGCAGAAAACTAA
- a CDS encoding outer membrane beta-barrel protein: protein MEDSKKKELIEVIKERLKNADPIPYKEGAWEAYRAKYEPVKTARLPAAFWSAAAALAVAAFASLFFLKENTSESLVSEKNNPVIVQTNPNTALQSPQRDDATVQGPVSALTTQNSTNISGFVAPKSPADAMLRQHSFLQVSLAKSNASAIYSGKGINVGKLDADRTFATGTAHMDLGDVPLEESMLGHEFTLAQQSGAHIARRQESDMQLSPKKFKVSQKFEFGAFLSPSTTNQSFDVGGGLMLAYQLSDKVAVRTGASFNQYEVGILGSDLARSSMQHDLQQSAPEVGPSGAALVSKEVPYRANNLLLPDLNSVSGKVQTLDIPLEFKYNVGKQFYATGGVSYAVVLSQERFNHITEYTGVPTYSSASDSDQPTNQPAASSVERTLQSSDNNVSTNGFGGFINFSIGRKTKLTKSVKLSIEPYVKMPVGQFKRADMDYTNGGLRVITNF from the coding sequence ATGGAAGATAGCAAGAAAAAGGAACTGATAGAAGTAATTAAGGAGCGCCTAAAAAACGCGGATCCTATCCCTTACAAAGAAGGGGCTTGGGAAGCGTATAGGGCAAAATATGAACCGGTCAAAACAGCTCGGTTGCCGGCTGCATTTTGGTCGGCAGCGGCGGCATTGGCCGTGGCCGCATTTGCTTCATTGTTTTTTCTTAAAGAAAATACATCGGAATCACTTGTTTCCGAAAAAAACAATCCTGTTATTGTACAAACGAATCCGAATACGGCACTTCAATCCCCACAAAGGGATGATGCTACTGTACAAGGACCCGTATCAGCGCTTACAACACAAAATTCGACAAATATTAGCGGATTTGTGGCGCCAAAATCCCCTGCTGATGCGATGCTGCGTCAGCATAGTTTTCTGCAAGTCAGCTTAGCAAAAAGTAACGCATCTGCCATTTATTCGGGAAAAGGGATAAATGTAGGAAAACTGGATGCAGATAGGACTTTCGCGACTGGAACAGCACACATGGATCTGGGCGATGTGCCACTGGAGGAATCTATGTTGGGGCATGAGTTCACCTTGGCTCAACAATCAGGTGCACATATAGCACGACGGCAAGAGTCTGATATGCAGCTTTCTCCGAAGAAATTTAAGGTAAGTCAAAAGTTTGAATTTGGAGCATTCTTAAGCCCATCAACGACCAATCAAAGTTTCGACGTAGGAGGAGGGCTGATGTTGGCCTATCAATTATCAGATAAGGTTGCTGTGCGGACAGGAGCATCATTCAATCAATATGAAGTTGGGATTTTAGGTTCGGATCTAGCGCGGAGCAGCATGCAGCATGATCTCCAACAGAGCGCGCCTGAGGTAGGGCCTAGCGGAGCAGCTCTTGTTTCTAAAGAAGTGCCCTATCGAGCCAACAATTTACTACTGCCTGATCTAAATTCTGTTTCTGGAAAAGTGCAAACCTTGGATATCCCGTTAGAATTTAAGTACAATGTAGGGAAGCAATTCTATGCGACCGGTGGTGTTTCCTATGCAGTGGTACTTTCGCAAGAACGGTTTAACCACATTACGGAATATACGGGGGTGCCCACATATTCCAGCGCTTCGGACTCCGATCAACCTACGAACCAGCCTGCTGCATCTTCCGTGGAGCGCACGTTGCAGTCTAGCGACAATAACGTTAGTACAAATGGATTTGGAGGTTTTATCAATTTCTCTATTGGGAGGAAAACGAAGTTGACGAAATCGGTTAAGTTGTCTATTGAGCCTTACGTGAAAATGCCTGTTGGGCAATTTAAACGTGCAGATATGGATTATACCAATGGCGGTTTACGCGTCATTACAAATTTTTAG
- a CDS encoding universal stress protein produces MRILFPTDFSDAANNAFVYALHLAHDLGATVYILHTYMQPVLSASHVGQPEIVPEVYESYELQQFESYKKHSAFLHNLAKEKQLDTVPLTFLFEEGTVVSNAQEIIQREHINLVVMGTNRAQGFIDKIFGSNTLGMIRGVRIPVLSVPKESNYQQIKEIIFTTLFRESDEIALAEILQLVRPFAVNVKCVYVHKEYNPAIIGLSQRWKQKFEKDNLDFVFLDFNESIEHTVNTYIGQHRVDLLCVLKRNRNFLERIFSSSISNRLRTHAITATLVLQEGDDPGTF; encoded by the coding sequence ATGCGCATTTTATTTCCAACAGATTTTTCGGACGCGGCGAATAATGCCTTTGTCTATGCCCTACACCTAGCGCATGACTTAGGTGCTACCGTTTACATCTTACACACCTATATGCAGCCAGTGCTATCGGCTTCCCATGTGGGGCAGCCCGAGATTGTCCCGGAGGTGTACGAAAGCTACGAATTACAGCAATTCGAGAGCTATAAAAAGCATAGCGCTTTCTTGCACAACTTGGCCAAAGAGAAACAGCTAGATACTGTTCCACTTACTTTTTTGTTTGAGGAGGGCACGGTAGTATCTAATGCGCAGGAGATCATCCAACGCGAGCACATCAACTTGGTTGTGATGGGCACGAACCGCGCGCAAGGCTTTATCGACAAGATATTCGGATCAAATACGCTTGGGATGATCCGCGGTGTACGAATTCCGGTGCTGTCGGTGCCCAAGGAATCAAATTACCAGCAAATTAAAGAGATTATATTTACGACACTGTTTCGCGAAAGCGACGAGATTGCTCTTGCAGAGATTCTCCAGTTGGTACGGCCATTCGCCGTTAATGTCAAATGCGTATACGTGCACAAGGAGTATAATCCAGCTATCATCGGGCTTTCTCAGCGATGGAAGCAGAAATTTGAAAAGGATAATCTTGATTTTGTATTCCTTGACTTCAATGAGTCTATTGAGCACACCGTCAATACCTATATTGGTCAACATCGCGTCGATTTGCTTTGTGTGTTGAAAAGAAACCGAAATTTTCTAGAACGTATTTTCAGCTCAAGTATCAGCAACAGGTTGCGAACGCACGCAATAACAGCAACTCTGGTGCTACAAGAAGGTGATGATCCGGGTACTTTTTAA
- a CDS encoding ThuA domain-containing protein — protein sequence MLIFSKTAGFRHKSIPKGVATVTDLLKQAGIGSLHSEDPAYFCADSLAKFDAVIFLSTTGDIFDDQQKEAFQAFIRAGKGFVGIHAATDTEHDWPWYGQLVGAYFASHPAVQDAKITVLDREHASTKHLQQVWWHKDEWYDFKNLQPGLHILMSLDEESYNDGKMGKFHPIAWFQEFEGARIFYTGLGHTDEAFDSLQFRIHLLGGIQYVLQVH from the coding sequence GTGTTGATTTTTTCTAAGACTGCGGGATTTCGACATAAGAGCATCCCGAAAGGCGTAGCTACGGTTACCGATTTGTTGAAGCAAGCTGGGATAGGCAGTTTGCACAGTGAGGACCCTGCATACTTCTGTGCAGACAGTTTGGCTAAATTTGACGCCGTTATCTTTCTCAGTACAACAGGGGATATTTTCGATGATCAACAAAAGGAAGCTTTTCAGGCATTTATTCGCGCTGGCAAAGGCTTTGTGGGTATACATGCCGCAACAGACACCGAACATGATTGGCCTTGGTATGGGCAGCTTGTGGGTGCGTATTTTGCTAGTCATCCCGCTGTTCAAGATGCGAAAATAACCGTCCTAGACCGAGAGCATGCGTCCACTAAACATTTGCAACAGGTGTGGTGGCACAAAGACGAATGGTATGACTTTAAAAACCTGCAGCCCGGGCTTCATATTTTAATGAGCCTGGATGAAGAGTCCTACAACGATGGGAAGATGGGTAAGTTTCATCCTATCGCTTGGTTTCAAGAATTTGAAGGGGCGCGCATATTCTATACCGGCCTTGGGCATACAGATGAAGCTTTCGATAGTCTGCAATTTCGGATTCATTTGCTTGGCGGGATACAATATGTGTTACAAGTACACTAA
- a CDS encoding HAD family hydrolase, whose protein sequence is MNSLSQKKFEQLQQKSEPFEALLYDVDGTLADNMHAHKAAYVATSEEFGIVLDDRIVDELAGWPTVAVAKEIGLRYNVSIDEHAFAQRKSAIFIERFIRQTVAIDYVMEHLLANIGKKKIGLVSGGSRSTLEITLDVIGLTGKFETLVCAGDTAEGKPSPQPFLLAAAHLQVAPSACLVFEDGDPGVQGAIATGMGWIRVDQL, encoded by the coding sequence ATGAATTCCCTATCTCAAAAAAAATTTGAACAGTTACAACAGAAATCCGAGCCTTTTGAAGCCTTGCTTTACGACGTAGACGGCACACTAGCCGACAATATGCATGCTCATAAAGCTGCATATGTAGCTACGTCTGAAGAATTTGGCATTGTGCTCGACGACCGTATTGTGGATGAACTTGCCGGATGGCCGACAGTGGCAGTAGCAAAAGAGATTGGATTACGTTACAACGTTTCCATCGACGAGCATGCGTTTGCGCAACGAAAATCAGCAATCTTTATTGAGCGCTTTATTCGTCAAACGGTAGCAATCGATTATGTCATGGAACATTTGCTGGCGAATATTGGTAAAAAGAAAATCGGACTGGTATCAGGCGGATCGCGATCGACACTAGAAATCACTTTAGACGTCATTGGACTGACCGGAAAATTTGAAACATTAGTGTGTGCCGGAGATACGGCCGAAGGAAAACCCTCGCCTCAACCATTTTTACTTGCTGCCGCACATCTACAGGTTGCTCCATCTGCTTGCCTTGTCTTCGAGGACGGTGATCCAGGCGTGCAGGGTGCAATAGCTACCGGAATGGGTTGGATAAGAGTAGACCAGCTATAG
- a CDS encoding RNA-binding S4 domain-containing protein, with protein MQTFSLKGEYIQLIQLLKVMNWVEHGAMAQFVVEEGLVKYNGEVDYRKRLKVRKDDVVEFDGQQVKII; from the coding sequence ATGCAAACGTTTTCATTGAAAGGAGAGTACATCCAGCTCATTCAGCTTTTGAAGGTGATGAATTGGGTAGAACATGGTGCTATGGCGCAATTTGTCGTTGAAGAAGGACTTGTAAAATACAATGGTGAAGTAGATTACAGAAAGAGGTTGAAAGTTCGGAAAGATGATGTGGTAGAGTTTGACGGCCAGCAAGTAAAAATTATTTAA
- the aroB gene encoding 3-dehydroquinate synthase: protein MTKQIASLGYNVYFERDLDSLASFIDEQQYSQILVLVDRNTNDHCLPILQHAIPNMNDYDIIEVDPGEENKNIDFCIGVWKTMLDFGADRKALMINLGGGVVTDMGGFAASTYKRGIDFIQIPTTLLSQVDASVGGKTGIDLDNLKNIIGTFTQPRAVFISAQFLKTLDERQMRSGFAEVIKHGLIFDEALFEQTKATDLANDPLDDIVFRSVSIKNEVITQDPTEMGLRKILNFGHTIGHAVEGYSMLHDENPLLHGEAIAIGMICEAYLSTKLNGLSQDALMDIVKSFDAIFTRYTMQSDWYAELISLMRNDKKNEGKQIGFALLASIGKCDYNIYVDEDAIIESLDFYKNLA from the coding sequence ATGACAAAACAGATAGCTAGCTTAGGCTATAATGTATATTTTGAGCGAGACCTTGATTCATTAGCCTCTTTTATAGACGAACAGCAGTATTCGCAGATTCTTGTGCTTGTTGATCGTAACACCAACGACCATTGCCTTCCGATTCTGCAGCATGCCATCCCAAACATGAACGATTACGATATTATCGAGGTAGATCCCGGTGAAGAAAATAAAAATATCGATTTTTGTATTGGGGTTTGGAAGACTATGCTCGATTTTGGGGCCGATCGCAAGGCATTGATGATTAACCTTGGTGGCGGTGTAGTGACTGATATGGGAGGCTTCGCAGCTTCTACCTATAAAAGAGGTATTGATTTTATCCAAATCCCGACAACCTTGCTCTCGCAAGTTGACGCATCTGTCGGCGGTAAAACTGGTATAGACTTGGATAACTTGAAAAATATCATCGGAACGTTTACACAGCCTCGAGCGGTATTCATCAGCGCTCAGTTTCTAAAGACCTTAGATGAAAGACAGATGCGATCCGGATTTGCAGAGGTAATCAAGCATGGCCTTATCTTCGACGAAGCATTATTCGAACAAACAAAGGCTACTGATTTAGCAAACGATCCGTTGGATGATATCGTATTTCGATCCGTCAGCATAAAAAATGAAGTGATCACGCAGGATCCAACCGAAATGGGCTTACGGAAGATCCTTAATTTCGGACATACGATTGGCCACGCTGTTGAAGGCTACTCTATGCTGCATGATGAGAACCCATTACTTCACGGCGAAGCTATTGCCATCGGAATGATCTGCGAAGCTTATTTATCAACTAAGTTAAATGGCCTTAGTCAAGATGCGCTGATGGATATCGTTAAAAGTTTCGATGCAATCTTCACGCGATATACTATGCAGTCCGATTGGTATGCCGAACTGATCTCGCTCATGCGAAATGACAAGAAGAACGAAGGAAAACAAATAGGCTTTGCGCTATTGGCATCCATAGGAAAATGTGACTACAATATTTATGTAGACGAAGATGCCATTATAGAAAGTCTTGATTTTTACAAAAATTTAGCCTGA